Part of the Centroberyx gerrardi isolate f3 chromosome 11, fCenGer3.hap1.cur.20231027, whole genome shotgun sequence genome is shown below.
TGTCAAACTGTTACGCATCGCATTCGCCCTCCAGCCCTCCGGATCTCACAGACTTTTAACAGCAAAATGCTTTTCTGAGGCGTCCCAACAATGAAGCGCCCCTCCTTGGCAGTTTGTGTTGTCATTGTTTCAGTCATGGCAGGCTTGTCTTGCGGTCAGATTCCCCTCCTCGGCATTATTAACCCAGAGGGGAATTCTCTAGACCCCGGTCCCCGGTGgcggagcggagaggagaatCCGAATTAACATTTGTATATTAAAAGATGGTGGCCGGGATAAAGATAGGGCAgcgggagagaagaagaagagacattACCATAATAAGGGCCTCTTCATTTGCACACAAGCCCAGGCTATCCCCCTGccatcacccccccctcccccttccctctggCCCATAGTCACACCCATTAAGCCTGCAAAGCCCCATTGTCCAGCCAGGCTGCGGACCTGAGGACCCCTAGCCAACAGATTGGGCTGGGTAAAGGGTTACAGCAAGACAAAGGAGGATCCCTCCCACTTCTCCTCCATTTGAAATCAATCACAGAGGCTTTCACATTCAGcacccacaccccccaccctcctcttgTGAGCAGTGACAGTAGCTTGGGCCCGCTCCCCACAGAGTCCCCATGCTGAATCCTCATTCTTCTTTTCAGGGCGAGTCCCACCCTGGCCCTACTGTCTCTTACAGTGTCGGTCATGTAGGCAACAATTGAAAACATAAGGCTGTTGTCGGGCGAAGACCGCGTTAACGGCAAATTTTGGTCGTCTTCTTACTGGAATTGAAAGTCTATGCGGCTTGTTTACGTATGTAGTTCAAGTTTCATGACTCCTGGGCCCATGAAACCTGTTCAAAACCCTTTAAGTAACTTCAACAATACATGGGCACTAATGAGAAAATAcatattcttttcttttcttgcgGTTTTCGTCCGACAACAGCAATTAGGACAAAGGTCCTCAGGGTGTTTAACTGGTTTACTGGGTGGCAGAGCAACTTTAGCAATGCGCAATGACAAACcgagagtttcattccaaaatttcCAAAGTTTAAGCCATCTTTAAGCTACCGTTGTTTGcaaaattgtgtgtttttgggaggtataatcattttaaaatatagtaaaaaatgttttttctcagATGGAAGTGtaatattttggaatgaaaccccaAAATGAAGACAGTGTGACAGCTGTGACAGTTTGGCAGTTGAAACGCATGATTACATTATCTCTTCTTTCGCCTCCAATAACACCTTCATTTTTGTGTCATTTAGAATAATTTATAAAAAAGGCAattgtctttttgttgttgatatgtaCATACAATATTTCAATATTCTAATATATTCACAGGAAATCATAAATTCAGGCACTTTGCTGCCAATACAGCAACTTCTTAGCACGAGAGATCCTGAGATTTAAGACCgtttttttaaataaggaacaaaaaagtaaaataatctTATATATAGAGAGATTTATATTTAACAAtcagtttcttcttttttatcatatcaaaataaatctttttttttgttaaaatgtcTTTATCTTCTAGGTTTCAAGCCCTGGTTTGGGGTCTCAGTTGAGTTTGTGTGAGGAGATCATTGTCCGtcgaccctctctctctctcagcagagaCGTAAGACGAGGAGAGAGACGAAGCGAGAGTCCCGACCCGACAGGAGCAGGCCGGCGTCCAGAGTACCAGGGTCTCTTGTTGTTGAGTAGTGCCAAGCTTTTCCAACAGAAACTGTTCATGGGCACAGTGCCAGAGCTGATAGTCCAAAGTACCATGTTcgtgtttttcttcctctcttcttctcgttCTTCCCACGATGAAACGTGTTTCTACAAACTTCCACCGTGTAATGAAGCCCAGCGGCCCCAGTGCTCCaggtgcgtatgtgtgtgtgtatttgtgtgtatgtgtgcatacgtgtgtgtatacatgtacaCCTACGTATACGGGCTTTGtttggcgccatcatggaggtcgaTACAGTTGGCTGTGCTCAAAGCTAGCCTAAATATATAAAACCCTGGCTAGAGATAACTGATAAAgactgttgtggtgtggctgtaggtcagttagtggatttgtttccaaatgtagtaaactgtcttgtctttagccctagtctctccTCCAAATCActgttgtagcttgagaagagtcagctcagttaacctgaacaaaccgttagctagctagctagctagccagcaggctacaactactagtgtgctaatcagatgtgttaacaacaggacagtagttagctgaccagatgctacgcttagctagctaacaagctaacattctaaaaacaaaatgaatcagatttatcagtgatgaaatggtCAGTTCCAAGTCAAAATCAGCACAGAAACTAACCATGTGACAGCCAAGTCGTAAtcagctgaggacctccaatatggccgccagtgtgtatatgtgcagcTTTATCTTCATGTCCCTCTAtgtaagtatatatatatatgcgtatgtgtgtgtatgtaccctacatgcgtgcatgtgtgtgctctcgttgtgtgtgtgtcggtgtgtgcgtgtttatcGGAGCGCCGCCTTCATGTCTATTCGGGAGCGCACGTCCTGGTAGCCCAGGAGGCAGGGGTCAGTGGACAAGGCATCGTGGGTAAAAACGGAGTCGTTGTCGGAGGAACAGGAGCTGGACGTGTCCTCGCACGACGGAGAGTACTGCTCGAAGGGCGTCGACAGGTCCAGGTactgggaggagagacagggagagaacaAGTTTAATATCTCTGCAGTGGCAGTTTACAACTTCCAGCACAAGTGCTTTCTCTTAGAAGTGTTATTTGACCtctcatattttctgtttcacaCAATTGCTTGCACTATATCTGCATTTTATTACTTTATCTTTAactgttattttattctttatttttttatgtattgttaattttatttttattttgttcattttaatgtGAAGCGCACTTCGTGAAAACAAATGCAGTGCGCTTCacattaaaatgaacaaaataaaaatgaagctTGATTGATTGAAgttaaaaagacatttaaaatcAAGTCAGAGGCGCATAAACAATCAAACTACAATCAAGAATAAAgtgtttaaagtgttttttttgcagagaaaaagaaagccagagagagagagagagagagtcaactTTCtagtcattcattcacttttgtTGCAGCTCAAATATTTTGTGTACTGAGGACATCTGGACAGCAGATTGCGAAAGAGGGGCAGAAACTGTAAGTGTAGCTATGCCttcatgtgtgcatatgttggcatgtgcgtgtgtttcaCAATTTGCGTGTTTCtatctgcatgcatgtgtgtgcgtgagtgtgtgtgtgcatttcaaaAGGTGTGAGTAGACACATGACAGTGAAcgcatgcctctgtgtgtgtgtgtgtgtgtgtgtgtgtgtgtgtttgctcagcCCAGACACACACCTCGTCAGAGATAGACAGCAGCACTctgtccagctcctccaccagctGTTTGAAGGTCGGTCTCTGGGTGGGAACAGCATGCCAGCACTCACGCATCTTCATGTAGCTACagggggaaaacacacaaaattatTCCTAAGATTTAAACGCCATGAAGGCTATTAAGTCTAAATGTTTTTTATGGTTTTTGGCTTGATTCGGCTCCATATGTTGTTTAAGAGATTCTgtgacattttgaagtttcGGCCGGTTATTTTCCTTCACCAAATGCCTATCACACTAGCTGTTTACgtccaactgtcaagcaaacTTTACGAAAACGTTTGAAATGTCgcaacaaataaaatgcatgctGCGTTCAAGCGAATAAATAGGTTtcttaaatgttaaaaaaccACATCCTgtagaaaaatggaaaatagtCTCTCAAGAATTGATTATTGGGCGagctgttattgttgtttaacGTCAGCTAATGTCGGCCATATTTCGTTCTTTTATCCGAagacgaaaacaaagaaaagcagtGTTTTAATGCACCAACTGATGGTCATAAAACCACAGCAGGCGTCTTACACACCAGAGAGACATCGAGTCTGACATTTCTGGGAGGtcgtggtggacagatattttacagactgCACACCAGAAAGTCCAAAACCACTTTTCAACTGTCGTGCAAAGAGTTTGAACCGTTTGCCGATGACCAATAATGCCGAGCATGTGTCGTTATTTATTCGACTTCCATTCTGTGCGAGTTAAAAACTTTTGTCGTTTCCATTTGGCTTTCTAATtcgataaattaaaaaaatgcttggatggaaacccagctatagTGACAGTAAGTTTCTACAACCCAATACTCAAAAAACGATTATTTCGTAATACCGCTAAACTGTTTTTTATCTGTGACCCGGTCAAAATATCCCGCAGAAACGTAAAATTGTAAATGATGATAGAGTAGAGAAAGGTATCTTCAGGTTGTATTAAATTCCTCTCTCACTACGCAACATCATAGGTTCAAATCTCGTCCCTCTCACATCTTTCCTGTCACCCTGTATGCtgtgtaataaaacaaaaatgtcctaaaaaatcaaatttaagaAAAACCCTCTACCCTGCGCTAACATACTGAAGGCAACAGTTCGTGAAGTACAAGGTCTGCCCTGCTTACAGTTCATGTGTGCAGTTGGAGGGTTTGTCCATGCGGTGTCCTTCCTTCAGCAGCTTGAACAGCTCCTCGACGGGGATGCCGGGGTACGGCGAACCGCCCAGGGTGAAGATCTCCCACATCAGCACTCCAAACGAccagctgaagaagaagaaaccggAAGGAACGAGATGGTCATGTAGAGTCAGGACTCTATAGGATATTCGCTCTGATATACAGGagtgattcagtgtgtgtgcaatgaGATGGGATCAATATAAAAGGATGTGATGCAATTgataggaaaggaaaggaaagataggtaggtaggtagggaaagaggaggaacgaATAGGCAGTTGTatccagcaaacattttgatgttgaatagatgaTACTACGGCCTGCACCAATGTTCAAAACTCATGTAAATATAGCATCAAAACACTATATTACATTGTTTTATGAAACCAGGACCTAGATATATTTCAGGTATCAGTGCAAAATAATCCACAAAACTGTTTTAATCCGAATTTCTAGCCGTGCCGTAATATCATCTCGTAAAAcgtttgtgcttgtttgggttgacgttgaacttggcctCTTGCTCGGGTGTAATTCACTTCAGCCTATTCTTGGAGCAgagaacttgtgtgtgtgtgtatcccagCGGCGGAGGAGTTTGACTTACACGTCGCTCTGGTGTGTGTAGACTCTGTCAAACAAGGCCTCTGGTGCCATCCACTTCACTGGCAGCCGTCCCTGAAGAGCAGACATGGAAACACAGCGGCACTGTTGTTAGAGCCCTGCCTTCTGTTACCACCACAACCCGGccgaaagaaagaggagagcctCGCTTTTCATCCGACCACGCAGCCAAACACAACACCTCTCAATCCATCTGTCTCGTTCAGCCTatcgctctctgtctccgtccctcttttcatctccccccccctgctcatttctttctttctatctcgcCTAGAATActtttttctccctcgctctccttcccctcctccctcctcgtctCCCCTCTTTTCTAATTAAGTCCCATTAAGCCTGCTGCCAATCAGGggaaaacatcaaacatctGTCTTGAAGAGTATTAAAGCTGCAAATGGAGCCAGGCGGGAGGGGGCTGGATGTGGCGCAGACAGAGGCCGCCATGTTTACAAGCAGGGCTAGTAAACCAGTTCTGCCAGTGGACAGAGAGTTTCACCATCCACTTTAACCTCTTCACAACCAAAGTACTttagggattcagtgccttgctcatggacactttgGCAGCGCTGATGCTTGAACCCAGAAGGACTCTCTCCCTACTCATTATGTCAACCTGCCACTACCCCACTTATCAACTATGGAAAACAGGACCAAAATTGAATGAATTCCTGAAAATACACCGCTAGAAACCCGTCCCTGTTAACGACTACTCACATTGGTGGTTTTCTTGTAGTAGTCAATCTGGTGGACTCCTCTGGCCAGGCCGAAGTCTGCGATTTTCATCACGTTGTCCTCCGTCACCAGAACGTTTCTGGCTGCCAAATCTCTGTGGATGcactgcagaaagagagagagagagagaaattaggtTAACCAACATGAGTTGTAGGTCAGCTTCTAGTGGGTCTCCAGAACGTCTGTATCTGAAGGTATCAAAACACCCTGATCTCATGCTTTGTTTGTTGTTGAGTATGTTgtcttgttttctatttttcgctgttgttttgtcttgttttaacACCGTTCTTGCTTTGGCAATGGTGTAAATTTACAGTCCTGCCATTTTCAATGCAaattagagacagacagggagagttATGTCGAGGTGCACTGTGTCACACACTGCACAAGACTATTTAAAGTTTCATGTTCTTGAAATGTTCTTCTGAATTTAGCCTTCTGAAATTACATGTCCCTGTCTGTCCCAGGCTGTGGTTTTACTCTTTGGAGAGACCAAGTAAAAACACATACACTAGGAAGGGGAGATAGGAATGATTTGCTGAAGTTTTTGTCCAAAATGAAAAGACGCAGGAGTCTAAAGTCAACACACAGTGCCTCATTTTAGCGAATGCAACAAAATTAAAACGTCTTTAAATAGAAACCCGGGAGTTCGACGAAAAACAACcctttgggggggaaaaaaagaaaggcacTGGTGGCCGCATTGAATGGATGTCATTaagtttattttggttttcatttgaAATAGACGTGGGATTTGTGGGGATGTGCGAAATGAAACAGCCTTGGTTTGTGGGTCTCCCCGTAATGGAGGGGTAGTTTCAGGCTCCTGCATTCTTAGGAGGCCGCAGAGCCAGAAACCCGATGCCTACACCCAGACGACGGCTCTGCTGCCTGTTTGCTAACAGATTTATGGCAGCGCTAAAAAGGACAAAGCCCTGCGACGggacggacagatggatggagaggggtAAACAGCACTGAACCTCCACCAGCACTCTGCTCAGGAATGCCTGTATGAGCCGAGAGACACCGGCTGCCAGACAAAGAGACGTGTTGATAAGAGGCACGGAGACAgaaagcatgctgggaaaatgaaAGGAATAGAAACAAGAGGTTGAGGGGGGTGGGAAGAAAtgagtgaaagaaagacagagacacaaactcAATCCTAATCACAATCCCCCTTGAGGCTTCAGTCATTCCCTTGAAGACCCAACCAAAGCAGGCAGAGCTGATCCCAGTCCTGATATTACAGATATCCACAGCCCCTTCAAGGCTTATACAGCTCATCAAGTCAGTAAAGGTTGAACATTTTGCTATCCTGCTGCCAGCCCACGGCTAGAATTTCTAAGCCTGGGGATATGGCAAAATTTGAATCGGGTTTGATGTATAAAGGTATGTAAATGGAAGCTAAACGTCCCCATGGGGCAAAGGCCTCCAATTTTGAAGTTATATTCCTAAAGGAAACCCCCAAAAACCCATCCACATCTGGCTGACACCAACAGTTAAATgatttgctttgcttttctcAATCGTATTGGATCAGTATGGAACGCATACATAGGGTATGGCAAACATAGTTTCAAATTACATTTCGGCATGATGCTCTTATCCTCAGCAGCTTACAGCGAGGgcaacagtagaatgagcttATTTTCCTAAATTGCCAACATTACAGTTAGCTGGTAGTAAGGTAGGTAAGGTAGTTAAGGGCTACAAAATATTCCTGGGGCTGTAGACTCAAAGCACCAACTGGAAATATTGCGCCAAAATGAAAGTGGAGATGACGTCTGTAGttgtccatagctgctacctgcatcttTTCGTGAAATCagaacctaaatatctttctgatatcagttcaaaacagtttccaaagctgttttaatatgaatttttccAGGCCGTGCCAAAACATTCCGTGTTCGTTTaggttgacgttgaacttggccGCCTCCTGCACATCAACATCCATGAACTGCGTGCTGGGAAAGTTCCTTAGCCAATCCATTTGGCAGAACTTCAACTAGATTCTCAGATGCACCGCTACTAGAAGCTGTTTGCCTTTAAGCTGAACTTACCCTTTTAGAGGCCAGGTACTCCATTCCTCTTGCCACCTGGTAGGCGCAGGACAGCAGGTCTTTGAAGGTAAGCTGCTCCTCGGGCACCTTGGTCACATCAAAGGTGTAGTCCATGCCTGGGGGGCGGCGGGCCCGCAGGTACTCCCTCAGACTGCCTTTGGAGGCGTACTCCACCAGCACATACAGAGGGCCTGGGGGAGAGCAAACAGGATGAGGCGGAGGATGGGGTTATTTGTATTGTCACTGTAGCCTGGAGGTATGGGACCACCATAGTTGAAACACTCACTAAATTAGGACCGATGGTTGGTTTGTTGAGACTTAACTAGAGGGGTGGTAGGAAGGTAAAGGAAAGGcattgttttgtctccaaaataAGGGGGTGCATGTCataatttgtgttaacaagGAGGAAGCCGTCCTCTTTCATCATCGCTCTGATCATCCCCTGGAGAGACGACGGGTGCTAGAGTCAAAACCATCGGCTCAACTTGACTGACTCTGGATAGAACGGATAGCAGGGGAGGATGAGGGCGCTTTCCATCCAACCTACTCATTTCTAATCgtcaaattaaataaacaagAGGGTTGAGCTGAACAAAACCCTGAAGACTCATGACAAACATCTACAAGAGTAAACAATTACCCTCAAAAACAGGGCAGAAGCGGCACTCCAACAGTTAAATAAAGAACACTCTCtttctttaatttctttttgttttttgggatAAGACTCATTCTAGACAGCATGCTGATGTGTTTTGGCTTAGCAAGGAGCCTTCTTTGGAGCATGTTTTTGAGGGTAATGGTTTACTGTCGACTAGTTTGTGGCAGAGCACCCAGCCAAAGTTTTTTGGAGAAGCGCGCTTGTTTTTCCCTCCTGAAACATCTATAAGAGTCAGGCAAATAAAGAGATGTGACCATAGAGTTAAACTCACCATCCTGTGTGCAGACTCCCAGCAGATTGATGATGTTCTTGTGTTTGTCCATCACCTTCATCAGCTCCATCTCAGAGATCAGGTCTGCAAggtctttgtctgtggcatCATCTGAGGAAAAATATGAATGTTGATACCTTGGCATTTAATTTGATTGACACAGAAACAGTGTGAACTGAAAGAGATGTCTtgcagttttggtgttttttcccACAAGCGTACGTTTCTACCAAAGAGCAACAACTTGAGCTAACATTGCAAGTATTGTTGTGtctatttcattacattttaattgTCTCCTACCTTTGAGCATCTTAACAGCCACAGTGGTGGCCTGGTCCTGGCAGTCCTTGTTGATGCCGTAGGCCTCAGCTCTGACCACCTGACCGAAGCAGCCTTCTCCAAGAGGTTTACCCAACGttaaactagagagagagaaagagagagaaaaaataagtcTATCCAAATGAAAACTGTACAAATCCCATAATTTAGGCTCTGGCTTCATAAAACATAGGTTGGGTAGGCCCAAAATGGTCTGCGGGCCTGTTTCTTTTTGggtccccacatgacaagagcGCTTCGATGTTTCAATGAGTCTGGATCCCAGGAGCCAAACTAAATTTACTTGATCCAGAAACATGCACTCGTTGCAAGGGGCAGGACTTTCATACATCAAGCCAAAGTAAAGGCATAATAATAATTGTGGCTCTAAATTGTAGTTACCTTAAGCTCATCATTCAATAGCTCTCTTATAAGAGAGAACAGTATGTACAAGTGTTCTGCTTTTGTCAAGCAAGGACTGAGGTTAAAAGTACCATTTTTCATCAATGATGTCGAGAGTAGGTGTCAATTCTGCCAAAATATGTCTCTTTATATATGTCACAATTTGGAATGCAACTTTGCAAATGATGATAAAAATCGCTTTAAATCTAAGATAACTTACTTCTCTCTGGGGAACTCCCAGTCGGGGTCGTAGGGCAATTCAAACTCCATGACTCCAGCCAGCATGggggagcagctggaggagaggcGAGCCACCCTCATCAGCGAGGCACTGGACTTCCCGGACGAGTTGGACTCCACCGAGTACTAGGGGAAGACATACGGGAAGGGGAGGTTAGTTATCAGCATAAGACATAGGGAATCAATGTGGATTTGAATGCCTGTACTTGTCTGCAGAGAGGGTACTTGGATAGTTTCTGCATGTTAAACAATTTTGGCTCTTTTAAACCAAGAACAGAGCAAGACCTCCAAGCTGGTGTTCATTTCCCATCACGATCACAAGTGTCCCGTACCTGTCTGCGAAGAGGAAACTTGGAGAGCTTCTGGACAGGAAGGACGTCGAAGGGCTCCCTGCTGGGGTGGACCTGCATCCGGCACAACACCACGATGACGATGGCCATGATCAGGGCCAGGAAGCCACAGGCGTAGATGATGATGTCAGTGTATTTGGTCTCCATGGTGTCCACATCTTCTGCCACTTCTTCCTCTGTTGGAACAGGAGGAATTGATTGGTTACACTACAATGTTGAGTAAGTCAAAATCATTCAATCATTTAAGCAAGCAAACAATTAAGTAATTCAGTCAATAAATCTTTCCAGCACTCATCCAGTACCTGAGAGGACGGTGAGCCAGGCGGACTGGTAGGAGAAGCCGATTGAATTTCCGGCCAGACAGGTGTATTCCCCAGCATCCTCCATGGTAACTTTGGACAGGTAGAGCACCTCCACCTCTGACATGTTCAGACTGCCGGTCTGCACgaagcaacagcaacagcaatgaCATGAGCAGTTAGTACAAAGCGGCAATAGTCGTTGCGATCCAAATGCTGCACTACATAAATCACATTACTGTTAGCAGTATCTTTTCCTGTGAGATGTTGTTGTCACCAACCTTGAGGATCTGAACGTAGGGCGTCCCGTCAGGTCCGTAGCGACTGCCATTCCTCTCGATGTGTTTGAGCCACTGGATGTGAGGCTGTGCGTCGCTGTAGACTTTACAGTAGAACTGGACGTCGCTGCCCACCACCGCCGTGGTGTTGGCCGGCAGACCGGCCTGCAGGATCGGCCTGTGGGGGGAGCGCTCTGCGGAGGGAAGGGacggaggagaaaagagaggggacaggaacaaagacacagacaggaagataATATTAATCTCTAGGGAAACCAGTCAGGGCTAAAAAGGATTCCCCCCGGCTCAGGGTGAGGGTTCAAAGGTAAGTCAGGGACACAGTGAGGGAGATTCCTCTGATCAGCCGAGCATGGCCTAATTCTGACAGAGCAGAAATACTCCTCTCACTGGGAGTCCATAGTTCAGATGTGAGCAGGACAAACGTGAGGACAAACAGAAATGGTCACATGGTAACATTGGGAGCTGTGTGTCTAAAAACATCCTGTAAAGTCCTGAACATCCCTGATATTTAGCCGTGCAGCCAAGCCTGAGGCCCTGAAGGCTACATCTCTGCCTAAAACAGAAGATTTGGCTGAATGCTATGTGTGTCGTTTGCCACACAGGAGTGCCAGATTTGAATTTGGCCTGTTACAAATACATCAATATAAAA
Proteins encoded:
- the fgfr4 gene encoding fibroblast growth factor receptor 4, producing the protein MARVFPLCLLLLCLTDGVLSRAIDEGRTKDLRVSRPLIVPGYPENVTAVVGGQAKLVCKVHRPASTRVQWLKTESSTQGRSQGGQPRLRALTALQSNASKLNTLHLSNITLEDAGEYICMAETAHAGQTVQAMQSAWLEVLPGTIISRTVDLTPAEIPADILEDLSEDTTEHLLLEPGDVLKLRCDMTSRPGVAVNWYKEGTRVLHTPRIQIRGAIMEITDVTYEDSGIYVCVLRGTKEPLRNFTITVADSLGSGDDDEDNGLEDTSAEIENDQVYFSRGPYWTHTQRMEKKLYAVPAGNTVKFRCPAMGSPMPTIRWLKNGREFRGEHRIGGIKLRHQHWSLVMESVVPSDRGNYTCLVENKYGSITHSYLLDVLERSPHRPILQAGLPANTTAVVGSDVQFYCKVYSDAQPHIQWLKHIERNGSRYGPDGTPYVQILKTGSLNMSEVEVLYLSKVTMEDAGEYTCLAGNSIGFSYQSAWLTVLSEEEVAEDVDTMETKYTDIIIYACGFLALIMAIVIVVLCRMQVHPSREPFDVLPVQKLSKFPLRRQYSVESNSSGKSSASLMRVARLSSSCSPMLAGVMEFELPYDPDWEFPRENLTLGKPLGEGCFGQVVRAEAYGINKDCQDQATTVAVKMLKDDATDKDLADLISEMELMKVMDKHKNIINLLGVCTQDGPLYVLVEYASKGSLREYLRARRPPGMDYTFDVTKVPEEQLTFKDLLSCAYQVARGMEYLASKRCIHRDLAARNVLVTEDNVMKIADFGLARGVHQIDYYKKTTNGRLPVKWMAPEALFDRVYTHQSDVWSFGVLMWEIFTLGGSPYPGIPVEELFKLLKEGHRMDKPSNCTHELYMKMRECWHAVPTQRPTFKQLVEELDRVLLSISDEYLDLSTPFEQYSPSCEDTSSSCSSDNDSVFTHDALSTDPCLLGYQDVRSRIDMKAALR